The following coding sequences lie in one Flavobacterium sediminis genomic window:
- the hisF gene encoding imidazole glycerol phosphate synthase subunit HisF, whose translation MLTKRIIPCLDIKNGRTVKGVNFLALRDAGDPVELAQKYAETGADELVFLDISATEERRRTLVDLVRNVAKTVNIPFTVGGGIASVADVSVLLQNGADKISINSAAVKNPKLIEELAKEFGSQCVVVAIDAKPIENQWKVHLVGGKQATAIDLFDWAKTVENLGAGEILFTSMDHDGTKNGFANEALAQLSSWVNIPIIASGGAGAKEHFADAFIQGKADAALAASVFHFNEIPIPELKQYLADQNIVIRKV comes from the coding sequence ATGCTAACCAAACGAATTATACCTTGTTTAGATATTAAAAACGGACGCACCGTAAAAGGAGTCAATTTTTTGGCTTTACGCGATGCGGGCGATCCGGTGGAATTGGCACAAAAATACGCCGAAACTGGTGCTGACGAATTGGTTTTTTTAGATATTTCGGCTACGGAAGAACGCCGTCGAACTTTAGTCGATTTGGTTCGAAATGTGGCTAAAACCGTTAATATTCCGTTTACTGTGGGCGGCGGAATTGCTTCTGTTGCTGATGTTTCGGTATTGTTGCAAAACGGCGCTGATAAAATTTCTATCAATTCGGCTGCCGTTAAAAATCCGAAATTAATAGAAGAATTGGCTAAAGAATTTGGAAGTCAATGTGTTGTGGTTGCCATCGATGCCAAACCAATTGAAAACCAATGGAAAGTACATTTGGTTGGTGGTAAACAAGCCACTGCAATCGATTTGTTTGATTGGGCAAAAACCGTTGAAAATTTGGGCGCCGGAGAAATTCTGTTTACTTCTATGGATCATGACGGAACCAAAAATGGTTTTGCAAACGAAGCTTTAGCCCAGTTGTCGTCTTGGGTCAATATCCCTATAATTGCTTCGGGTGGAGCAGGAGCCAAAGAACATTTTGCCGATGCGTTTATTCAAGGAAAAGCCGATGCTGCTTTGGCTGCTAGCGTTTTTCACTTTAATGAAATCCCAATTCCGGAATTGAAACAGTATTTAGCCGATCAAAATATTGTGATTCGAAAGGTTTAA
- the hisA gene encoding 1-(5-phosphoribosyl)-5-[(5-phosphoribosylamino)methylideneamino]imidazole-4-carboxamide isomerase produces the protein MRIIPAIDIIEGKCVRLTKGDYSTQKTYNENPLEVAKAYEDAGIDYLHVVDLDGAKSSRIINYKTLETLATKTQLKIDFGGGLKSDDDLKIAFDCGAQQITGGSIAVKNPEVFEQWITKYGSEAIILGADAKNEKIAVSGWQEESSEDLLPFIAKYQTKGIQYVICTDISKDGMLEGPNFDLYQKILTECNSANENLKLIASGGISNEKELYQLAELGCDGTIIGKAIYEGKISLKQLEQFIMSHK, from the coding sequence ATGAGAATTATACCTGCCATTGATATTATTGAAGGAAAATGTGTTCGTTTGACCAAAGGCGATTACAGCACACAAAAAACGTATAACGAAAATCCGTTAGAAGTGGCCAAAGCCTATGAAGATGCCGGAATTGACTATTTACACGTTGTGGATTTAGACGGAGCCAAATCGAGCCGAATTATCAATTATAAAACCTTGGAAACCTTGGCGACTAAAACCCAACTAAAAATTGATTTTGGTGGTGGCTTAAAATCGGATGATGATTTAAAAATTGCTTTCGATTGTGGCGCACAGCAAATTACAGGCGGAAGCATTGCCGTTAAAAATCCAGAAGTGTTTGAACAATGGATTACAAAATACGGTTCGGAAGCTATTATTTTGGGCGCTGATGCAAAGAACGAAAAAATTGCCGTATCGGGTTGGCAAGAAGAATCTAGTGAAGATTTATTGCCTTTTATTGCCAAATATCAAACCAAAGGCATTCAGTATGTAATTTGCACCGATATTTCTAAAGATGGAATGCTTGAAGGCCCGAATTTTGATTTGTACCAAAAGATTTTAACCGAATGCAATTCGGCTAACGAAAATTTAAAACTCATTGCTTCCGGCGGAATTTCAAACGAAAAAGAGCTGTATCAATTAGCCGAATTAGGTTGCGATGGAACGATCATCGGAAAGGCGATTTACGAAGGAAAAATCAGTTTAAAACAATTGGAACAATTTATTATGAGTCACAAATAA
- the hisB gene encoding bifunctional histidinol-phosphatase/imidazoleglycerol-phosphate dehydratase HisB, with amino-acid sequence MAQKVLFIDRDGTLVLEPSDYQVDRFEKLKFYPEVFYYLGKIAKELDYKLVMVTNQDGLGTESHPEENFWLVQNFIIECFENEKVTFSKVHIDNSFPHENKPTRKPQIGMLTEYLDAQKYDLSNSFVIGDRITDVELAKNLNAKAIFIANEETLGQTELSATVQDLEAFIALKTQSWKNIYEFLKLESRSASIVRKTNETDIAITLNLDGTGKSEIDTGIAFFDHMLDQIARHGQMDLKISVKGDLEVDEHHTIEDTAIALGEVFAKALGNKLGIERYGFCLPMDDCLAQVAIDFGGRNWLVWEADFKRELIGKMPTEMFFHFFKSFTDGSKANLNIKAEGTNEHHKIEAIFKAFAKAIKVAVKRDPDKMILPSTKGLL; translated from the coding sequence ATGGCACAAAAAGTATTATTTATCGATAGAGACGGAACTTTGGTTTTAGAACCATCCGATTATCAAGTGGATCGATTTGAAAAACTAAAATTCTATCCGGAAGTGTTCTATTATTTGGGGAAAATTGCCAAAGAATTGGATTACAAATTGGTGATGGTAACTAACCAAGACGGTTTGGGAACTGAAAGTCATCCCGAAGAAAACTTTTGGCTGGTTCAAAATTTCATTATCGAATGTTTTGAAAACGAAAAAGTTACGTTTAGTAAAGTTCACATCGACAACAGTTTTCCTCACGAAAATAAACCGACACGCAAACCACAAATCGGAATGTTAACCGAATATTTAGATGCCCAAAAATACGATTTGTCAAACTCTTTTGTCATTGGTGATCGCATTACCGATGTGGAATTGGCTAAAAATTTGAACGCTAAAGCTATTTTTATTGCGAATGAAGAAACTTTGGGACAAACAGAACTTTCGGCTACAGTTCAGGATTTAGAAGCGTTTATTGCGTTAAAAACACAATCTTGGAAAAACATTTACGAGTTTTTAAAGTTAGAAAGCAGAAGCGCTAGTATAGTTCGTAAAACCAATGAAACGGATATTGCCATCACGCTAAATTTAGACGGAACTGGTAAAAGTGAAATCGATACCGGAATTGCCTTTTTCGATCACATGTTAGACCAAATTGCACGTCACGGCCAAATGGATTTGAAAATTTCAGTAAAAGGAGATCTAGAAGTTGATGAACACCACACCATTGAGGATACAGCTATTGCTCTGGGCGAAGTTTTTGCAAAAGCTTTGGGCAATAAATTAGGCATTGAGCGCTACGGATTTTGTTTGCCTATGGACGATTGTTTAGCACAAGTGGCTATTGATTTTGGCGGAAGAAACTGGTTGGTTTGGGAAGCTGATTTCAAACGCGAATTGATTGGAAAAATGCCAACGGAAATGTTCTTTCACTTTTTCAAATCGTTTACCGATGGTTCTAAAGCAAATCTAAACATCAAAGCAGAAGGAACAAACGAACATCACAAAATTGAAGCTATTTTTAAGGCATTTGCCAAAGCGATAAAAGTAGCTGTAAAACGCGATCCCGATAAAATGATTTTACCGTCCACTAAAGGTCTTTTATAA
- the hisC gene encoding histidinol-phosphate transaminase, which produces MKTFNIDSFIRSNIKAMKPYSSARDEFQDFEHEMIFLDANENPFNTGLNRYPDPQQKKLKELLAKQKNVKTSQILIGNGSDEVLDLVFRAFCEPNSDNVITLPPTYGMYSVLANLNAIENREVLLTNDFQPNIQQILETVDNNTKIIFLCSPNNPTGNCFTEENITFLLDNFDGLVVLDEAYIDFAQRKSWLQKLNEYPNLIISQTLSKAYGLAGLRVGLLYASEEIIQVLNKIKQPYNINTLSQEKAINVLKNEDVLKNISTLFTEEKRKLIQQLLKFEFVKEIYPSDANFILIKVDDAKKRYQELVTKNIVVRDRSSQPLCENCLRISIGTPEENKIVLETLKNL; this is translated from the coding sequence ATGAAAACATTTAATATCGATTCGTTTATTCGTTCCAATATCAAAGCCATGAAACCGTATTCGTCGGCACGGGATGAATTTCAGGATTTTGAACACGAAATGATTTTTTTGGATGCCAACGAAAATCCGTTTAATACAGGCTTAAACCGGTATCCGGATCCGCAACAAAAGAAGTTAAAAGAGCTTTTGGCGAAGCAAAAAAACGTAAAAACATCACAAATCTTAATTGGAAACGGAAGTGATGAAGTTTTGGATTTAGTCTTTCGCGCGTTTTGCGAACCCAATTCTGACAATGTTATCACTTTGCCGCCAACCTACGGAATGTATAGTGTTTTAGCCAATTTAAATGCTATTGAAAATAGAGAAGTTTTGTTGACCAACGATTTTCAGCCTAACATACAGCAGATTTTAGAAACCGTTGATAACAATACAAAAATTATCTTTTTGTGTTCGCCGAATAATCCAACAGGTAATTGTTTCACTGAAGAAAACATTACTTTTTTATTGGATAATTTTGATGGATTAGTCGTTTTAGATGAAGCTTACATTGATTTTGCACAACGAAAAAGTTGGTTGCAAAAACTAAACGAATATCCTAATTTAATCATTTCGCAAACGCTTTCAAAGGCTTATGGTTTAGCCGGATTGCGTGTTGGTCTTTTATATGCTTCTGAAGAAATTATTCAAGTCTTAAACAAGATAAAACAGCCATATAATATTAACACATTATCGCAAGAAAAAGCAATTAATGTTTTAAAAAATGAAGACGTTTTAAAAAACATAAGTACTTTATTTACAGAAGAAAAAAGAAAATTAATTCAACAATTACTTAAATTTGAATTTGTAAAAGAAATCTACCCGAGTGATGCTAATTTCATTCTGATAAAAGTAGATGATGCTAAAAAAAGATACCAAGAACTAGTAACCAAAAACATTGTTGTTCGCGATAGAAGTAGCCAACCACTTTGCGAAAATTGTCTGCGAATTTCCATAGGTACACCCGAAGAAAATAAAATCGTTTTAGAAACCCTAAAGAACTTATAA